The DNA segment TCAAGGCAGCCCCTCCGTGGTGGTCACAGCCACAGATTTCTGTCCTCCCAATTCAGGCCTTTCCTCCGATTACGGAGGTTGGTGCAACTTCCCAAAGGAGCATTTGGAACTATCTCATGCGGCCTTCACAGGGATTGCAGAAACCAGAGCCGAGATAATACCTGTGCAGTACAGGAGGGTCAAGTGTGGGCGGAGAGGCGGGGTGAGATTCAGCTTGAACGGGAGCTCCCACTTCTTTCAGGTCTTGATAAGCAATGTGGGACTCGATGGGGAAGTGGTGGGAGTGAAAGTGAAGGGGCATACAACGGCTTGGATTCCAATGGCCCGAAACTGGGGACAGAACTGGCACTCCTCACTCGATCTCATCGGACAGTCTCTTTCTTTCGAAGTCACTCTCATCGGCGGCAAAACCATTGCCTCTTACGACGTGGCTCCCCCTTATTGGCGCTTTGGAATGACCTACCAAGGAAAGCAGTTCCTTTCGTGACTACCTCTCCTCTTTTCCTTTCTTTATATAAAGTTATGATTCACTTTCGGTGGTCAAACACAATTTGTGGCCTTTATCATGACTTTTAAGACATACTAGTAATCACTTCAGTTCAAGGTATAAATGACTTTACCAttgtctttatatatataataataatagtaatatccTACACAAACCTTACTCGAAGTGTTTCTGTTATGCTCATGTATTAGAAGTTTTAGGCATCTTCGCTGTGTATTCAAACTCGATTTGATAATCGAATTTACATTCTATCGGAAAAAAAATGTTACCAATGTTACAATGGCACTACGAATGAATACAATGTTACAATGATTTCGATGTACTGATCATTACTTGTTATTCATGTTTTCTCTTTAACTCAATGTATTGTTATTCATGTTATCTCGTTAACTCAATGTACTGATCATGTTTGTACGATGTTTGGTCTTGAAGGAAGCAGTAGCAGACAGTTTGATATCAGACGACCTGCGAAAGCCTACTAACATTGCGGTACGGAATTGGTCAGACATTCTGGAGACTGCAGCCCGCGCAGACCTGATGTTTAAAGATGAAACCGCTGTGGTACGGAACAGGACAGGATAAACTTGTTTGACATCCCTAGTCCTactcaaaaccaaaccaaatatcgcctgtatttaaataatttactgTGTTTTCTTCAACTAAAGCAACGTCTGAAATCTAGCTCAGCCCAGTTATGAAAATTATTGGACTCAGGCTTAGTACATAAAtcctaaaaaaataatatatcttttatgAAGCAAAATCTTGATAATATTCTActtctatatttatttattttttatttgggcATATATTTTGGTAATAAAATTTTGTAGTTTTTTCTCTGAATTAAATTATCCATATTTCTTAGTTATTAATGTACAGCAAATCCAAAAATAGTATTCATTAAATTAAGACAAAGTAATTGAATagataaaaacaataattttgagaaaactttatatataatgtgcgattcaaataatttgg comes from the Brassica rapa cultivar Chiifu-401-42 chromosome A01, CAAS_Brap_v3.01, whole genome shotgun sequence genome and includes:
- the EXPA20 gene encoding expansin-A20 precursor; this encodes MDSGLQHLALRFFILLCCLFQATAEDGSWKIATATLSRDKDGSSSVTTGGACGYGDLRQSSYGGYSAGLSGKLFNRGSSCGACLEVRCVNHIRWCLQGSPSVVVTATDFCPPNSGLSSDYGGWCNFPKEHLELSHAAFTGIAETRAEIIPVQYRRVKCGRRGGVRFSLNGSSHFFQVLISNVGLDGEVVGVKVKGHTTAWIPMARNWGQNWHSSLDLIGQSLSFEVTLIGGKTIASYDVAPPYWRFGMTYQGKQFLS